In a single window of the Nicotiana tomentosiformis chromosome 8, ASM39032v3, whole genome shotgun sequence genome:
- the LOC104104593 gene encoding probable lipid phosphate phosphatase beta: protein MASKSPPPSPSLLRRIVDLDTAISLRLYTLTHPILPYYFLKTLEISGDGFLFFPLILSLLLYPLTLSTTTETSNNIFLINLLLGGIVDLIVIGSLKHLIRRPRPVYNKNMFLSFSVDHWSFPSGHSSRVSFIATLFYLYSDFVKDILIQLKYDLFVDYLMLIVIGWAATTSLSRILLGRHFMFDVVAGVFLGVLEGMFVFWIFNYVTLTSFLR, encoded by the coding sequence ATGGCATCCAAGTCACCACCGCCGTCGCCGTCTTTGCTCCGCCGCATCGTCGATCTCGACACAGCCATCTCCCTCCGTCTCTACACACTAACTCATCCAATCCTCCCTTATTACTTTCTCAAAACCCTAGAAATCTCCGGCGACGGTTTCCTCTTCTTCCCTTTAATCCTCTCACTACTCCTCTACCCTCTCACTCTCTCCACCACCACCGAAACTAGTAACAACATTTTCCTAATCAACCTCCTCCTCGGCGGAATAGTCGACCTAATCGTAATCGGATCCCTCAAACACCTTATTCGGAGGCCCCGACCCGTTTACAACAAAAACATGTTCCTCTCTTTTTCCGTTGACCATTGGTCCTTCCCTAGCGGACATTCATCTAGGGTTTCATTTATAGCCACTCTCTTTTACCTTTACTCCGATTTCGTTAAGGATATATTGATTCAGCTTAAATATGATCTATTTGTGGATTATTTAATGCTTATTGTGATCGGATGGGCCGCAACAACGTCGTTGTCTAGGATACTTCTTGGCCGTCATTTCATGTTCGATGTTGTTGCTGGTGTATTTTTGGGTGTACTTGAAGGGATgtttgtattttggattttcaaTTATGTGACTTTGACCTCATTCTTGAGATGA